The DNA region TATGGTTTCCTACCGAGGAGAGCTTCGAAAGCTGCCTTTTGTGCCCGAGGGAAAAATGTCCCGGCAGGAGAGCCCCCTACGAGCCGGATCTGTACGACCGAAAATACCGCCAAAAATAAAAGCCTTGACTCAACCTCTCAAACAAAAATGGGGAAGTAAGAAAAATTTCTAAAGGAGAGTGATCCGATGTCTTTCTCGATCGAACATGTCACCATCCGCTGCCGGGATATCGAAGCTTCTATCGATTACTATCGCCACATGTTTGGTGCCCAGGTCATTCTGAGGCGTAATCTGGCCGATTCCAAGCGCATCGTCTTTCTGCGTATCGGCGAGAGTATGCTGGAACTGATGTATATGGGGCCGGCCAGCGAGCCCGTGGATCCCAGGGAACACTATGGGGTCCATCACTTCGGCATCAAGACCGATGATTTTGAATCTGTTTATCGAGACCTGAAGGGCAAGGGAGCCGACTTCCTCGGCGAGCCATTCGAACCAACCCCTGGGATTCGCCTGGCCTTTTTGCGGGAACCGAACGGGGCGGTCATCGAACTGGCCCAGCGAGACC from Deltaproteobacteria bacterium includes:
- a CDS encoding VOC family protein; the protein is MSFSIEHVTIRCRDIEASIDYYRHMFGAQVILRRNLADSKRIVFLRIGESMLELMYMGPASEPVDPREHYGVHHFGIKTDDFESVYRDLKGKGADFLGEPFEPTPGIRLAFLREPNGAVIELAQRDPKVFQEAMNKGTVNW